TTGTCGAGAACGAAGATCATGACCAGCTTCTAAGCTCCTGGGCTTCTGAGCCGTTGGTCCCAGCTATCACCCATGCTTTTTCAGAGCTTAGCAGCTCGGGAGCTTAGGAGCTTGGAAAGTTCATTCGTAATTCCTGGCCATCCCAACCGCGCGCAGCAGGGCCTTAGCCTTGTTCAAGCATTCCTGATATTCCGTTTCGGGAACGGAGTCCGCTACGATGCCGGCGCCAGCCTGCACATAGGCGCGGCGTCCCTGCATGAACATCGTGCGGATCGCAATGCATGAATCCAGATTGCCGGCGAAATCGGCATAGAGAATCGCTCCACCGTAAATGCCGCGCCGGACGGGCTCGAGCTCTTCGATGATTTCCATTGCTCGCACTTTGGGAGCGCCGCTGAGTGTGCCCGCTGGGAATGCAGCAGCGAAGGCGTCGATGGCATGAAGTTCCGGGCGGAGCTTGCTTTCAATCGCCGAGACTAAATGCATGACGTGGGAATAGCGCTCGACGAACATGAAGTCTTTTACCTGGACCGAGCCGTACTCGCTGACCCGCCCAAGATCGTTCCGTCCAAGATCCACAAGCATCACGTGCTCGGCACGTTCCTTCTCGTCCTCGCGCAGCTCCTGTTCCCAGCGACGATCTTCCTCGAGATCAGGACTGCGCGGCCGCGTTCCCGCGATGGGACGATATTCCAGTTTGTGGCCGCTTACGCGAACGAGCATCTCGGGTGAGGAGCCGAGTACCTGGAAATTGCGCGCCTGCAGGAAATACAGATACGGGGAAGGATTAATCATCCGCAGTGCGCGATAAATCTCGAAGGCTGGCACGCCGGGCTCGAGTTCCATGCGTTGAGAAAGAACGATCTGGAAGGCATCGCCGGCCCGAATATACTCTTTGGCTTTCAGGATGCTCTTGAGGAACGTGCTGCGGCCTGTGGTTTCCTTAAGCTTATAGCTCTCTTTGCGCGGACGTGCTCTTGGCCGCGATACTCCACGCGCCAGTTTCCGCTCCAGGCCGGCGATGTCCTTTACCGCACGTTCATATGCTTGCTTCGGCTGCTCATCCCGAACGTTAGCAACTGCGATGATGTGGATCTGCTTTCGCAGATGATCAAACGCCAGTACGCGATCAAAGAACATGAGAAAGGCGTCGGGGGCCTGGAGATCGTCTCGCGCCTCTTCCGGCAGTTTCTCCAGCTGACGCACGGCATCATAGGCAATGAAGCCGACAGCGCCGCAATTGAATGGCGGTAAGTCGGGCAAGGCAGCAGGCTGGTGTTCACGGAGCAATTTGGATAGAACGTCGAATAGTTTTCCTTTATTGCGCTCAACACTCCGCCCGCGCCGAATGCTGACCTGCTCCCCGCGACTTTCGAGAACCATGTAGGGACGAACACCGAGAAATGTGTAGCGTGCGATGCGTTCACCGCCTTCTACCGACTCCAGCAGAAAGGCCTCTTGCTCACCGGCAGAAATGCCGAGAAAGGCAGAGACCGGCGTGAGCAGATCGGCCATTACTGTCTTGACGACAGGGACGAGAGTCGCTGTCCGGGCGAGGTCCTGGAACTCTTTGAGTTGCGGTCGGAGCATCAATAGAGAAAAGAGCAAATTATACGTGGCGCCGAAATAACTGGGGTACTATGAGCGCAACGACACCCGCGATTTTTGGAATGGCCTGCGTTTATGACTCCCAGGCTGGAAGCAAATTTCGGATCAATCCTCGCCTCCGTCGGCGTAGGTTGGGCCATCTACCACGGCACCTATGTCGCTCACGACATCGTGCAGGGATTTACGGCCGTATATCTGAAGTCTGGTCCCTTGGAAATTTGCGCGATTGGGATTCTCATTTGGCTGCACGCAAAGTGGCGCAGCGCGACTCGCGTGGATAAGTAACGAGGGACTGACGTCGCGGAGAGAACCTTGCGAACTATTGCTCGCCTGCAGCAACCTTGAGTTCTCTTACCTCCGGTTCGCTCGGAGGTTCTGCAGGCTGCTCAGGCGCGGCCAACTGCGTAAGGATCTTTTCTGAATTCAGCAGCGTCCGACCCAATGAACTGTTGTATCCGCTCCACTCCGCTTCTGGATCGCGTTCGAAATGAGCGCGCATGCTTTCCATCTTTGAATCAAGATCATCGAGATAGTGCAGCATGAGCGCCTCAGGGAACATTGGAAGTTTGGGCGAGCCGAATTCGTATTTGCCGTGATGGCTGATG
The sequence above is a segment of the Acidobacteriota bacterium genome. Coding sequences within it:
- the trpE gene encoding anthranilate synthase component I, encoding MLRPQLKEFQDLARTATLVPVVKTVMADLLTPVSAFLGISAGEQEAFLLESVEGGERIARYTFLGVRPYMVLESRGEQVSIRRGRSVERNKGKLFDVLSKLLREHQPAALPDLPPFNCGAVGFIAYDAVRQLEKLPEEARDDLQAPDAFLMFFDRVLAFDHLRKQIHIIAVANVRDEQPKQAYERAVKDIAGLERKLARGVSRPRARPRKESYKLKETTGRSTFLKSILKAKEYIRAGDAFQIVLSQRMELEPGVPAFEIYRALRMINPSPYLYFLQARNFQVLGSSPEMLVRVSGHKLEYRPIAGTRPRSPDLEEDRRWEQELREDEKERAEHVMLVDLGRNDLGRVSEYGSVQVKDFMFVERYSHVMHLVSAIESKLRPELHAIDAFAAAFPAGTLSGAPKVRAMEIIEELEPVRRGIYGGAILYADFAGNLDSCIAIRTMFMQGRRAYVQAGAGIVADSVPETEYQECLNKAKALLRAVGMARNYE